A genome region from Rhodopseudomonas boonkerdii includes the following:
- a CDS encoding cadherin-like domain-containing protein yields MGDTQTDATGGDGPVGSVLSSATASTIIVHDANLLFSGDYKRAGVDLVLSKDGHDYIVSDYFKGPQRAALSSPDGATLSAGLVKALVGEVQVAQLGGGASAAAQEIGTVTKLTGNATAIRNGVSVMLNVGDKVQKGDMVQTGTDSVLGLTFIDGTVFGLSSNARMMLNEMVYDPNGSSNSSLLSLVQGTITFVAGETAKHGDMRVDTPVATMGIRGTAVLVEIGFEVPGQGDAPPVKFQVLVEPGGQVGSYLLYSKSNPSVVIGTVNQAGLVTSVTGAGDTSTGQAPPLSPDAIAILGPVFQLYFGLPSPNQNLHGSPPGGSSPTDPNSGTSPQPLKFNPFQDLPPGGSITVPINNPNGSPGTILPVDVTITHINTAPIITIAKLDISQGGTVILGTSNVGASDTDSTNFTFKVSNVSHGTFQVSTDGIHWTDTTTFTSADLSAGHVRFVHDGGQAAPTFSLQADDGAASSNLSSIVPGIIGFSLVNAPPVITHASITVAEGGTAILTAANIGVSDIDSTSFTFTISHVTHGVFQVSSDGIHWIDATTFTSADLYAGHVRFVHDGGGVAPDVMLTVSDGIDSSAPFAAHVDFLAICHLTSTAGTTIDISPFGATDGFVLPGAGNVTTPGIPEDRIVLGYDIGGHHVVLNGAPMMGDKDFSAISNTLTHNADGSNSVSTVLGAGNGVILTQTITLGADANFFTTTIDIFNGGTTALDHVRFMRNFDPDQDVDQYGTHQTRNEVIHNPIGANDVAIVSAKGGASGADVALIGLSGDWRASSFGFTNTNPYAPEAYDSPNNPNRALADNAISLTYDFGSIAAGQHATVTYITTNNVATNGNNALYGTDGNDTINGFGGDDLLIGLGGADNFVFTANAGHDTIFDFQTHVDHIDLSAVVSTNDVTAWIAQHVTASPLNGADTLITLDAHNTILLHNVTHTNLSASDFIVHSTST; encoded by the coding sequence GTGGGGGATACGCAGACCGACGCAACGGGCGGCGACGGTCCGGTTGGTAGCGTTTTATCGTCCGCGACAGCATCGACGATCATCGTTCACGACGCCAATCTGCTCTTTTCCGGCGACTACAAACGCGCCGGTGTCGATCTCGTGCTGTCGAAAGACGGCCACGATTACATCGTCTCCGATTATTTCAAGGGTCCGCAGCGCGCGGCATTGTCATCGCCCGATGGCGCAACCCTATCTGCCGGCCTCGTCAAGGCGCTGGTCGGCGAAGTCCAGGTCGCGCAACTGGGCGGCGGCGCGAGTGCGGCAGCGCAGGAGATTGGCACTGTCACCAAGCTTACTGGCAACGCGACTGCGATCCGCAACGGCGTCTCGGTGATGCTCAATGTCGGTGACAAGGTGCAGAAAGGCGATATGGTACAAACCGGCACGGATTCGGTGCTTGGCCTCACCTTTATCGACGGCACCGTGTTCGGCCTGTCGTCGAATGCGCGCATGATGCTGAACGAGATGGTCTACGATCCCAATGGATCGTCGAATTCCTCGCTGCTCAGCCTCGTGCAAGGTACGATTACCTTCGTCGCCGGCGAAACGGCAAAGCACGGCGACATGCGTGTCGATACGCCCGTGGCCACCATGGGGATTCGCGGCACCGCCGTGCTGGTCGAAATCGGCTTTGAAGTGCCCGGACAAGGCGATGCGCCGCCGGTCAAGTTCCAGGTGCTGGTCGAGCCCGGCGGCCAGGTCGGCTCTTACTTGCTGTACAGCAAGAGTAATCCGAGCGTCGTGATCGGAACGGTCAATCAGGCTGGTCTGGTGACCAGCGTGACAGGCGCCGGCGATACATCGACCGGGCAGGCGCCGCCGCTGTCGCCGGACGCGATCGCCATCCTGGGCCCCGTGTTTCAATTGTATTTTGGTCTGCCAAGCCCGAACCAGAATCTACATGGCTCGCCACCCGGCGGATCATCACCCACCGATCCCAATTCCGGTACCAGCCCACAGCCTCTGAAATTCAACCCGTTCCAGGATCTGCCGCCGGGGGGATCGATCACCGTCCCGATCAACAATCCGAACGGTTCGCCAGGCACGATCCTGCCGGTTGACGTCACTATCACGCATATCAACACGGCGCCGATCATTACCATCGCAAAACTCGACATTAGCCAGGGTGGCACCGTCATTCTTGGTACGTCAAATGTCGGCGCAAGCGATACGGACAGCACCAACTTCACGTTTAAGGTCTCGAATGTCAGCCACGGCACGTTTCAGGTTTCCACCGACGGCATTCACTGGACCGATACGACCACCTTCACCAGCGCCGATTTGAGCGCAGGCCACGTCCGGTTCGTGCATGACGGCGGCCAGGCCGCGCCGACCTTCTCGCTTCAGGCCGACGACGGTGCGGCATCCAGCAATCTCAGCAGCATCGTCCCCGGTATCATCGGATTCAGCCTCGTCAATGCGCCGCCCGTCATCACCCATGCATCGATCACCGTGGCCGAAGGCGGAACGGCGATACTCACTGCGGCGAATATCGGTGTCAGCGATATCGACAGCACCAGCTTCACATTCACGATCTCGCACGTGACGCACGGCGTCTTTCAGGTTTCATCGGATGGCATCCATTGGATCGATGCCACGACTTTCACCAGCGCAGACCTCTATGCCGGTCATGTCCGCTTTGTGCATGACGGTGGCGGGGTTGCGCCCGATGTCATGCTCACCGTGAGCGACGGCATCGATAGCAGCGCCCCATTCGCCGCGCATGTTGATTTTCTGGCGATCTGCCACCTGACATCGACCGCCGGCACCACTATCGATATCTCTCCCTTTGGGGCGACTGACGGCTTTGTTCTGCCCGGAGCCGGCAACGTCACGACGCCGGGCATTCCGGAAGATCGCATCGTGCTGGGCTACGACATCGGCGGACATCACGTGGTGCTCAACGGTGCTCCCATGATGGGCGACAAGGACTTCAGCGCGATTTCAAACACACTCACTCACAATGCCGACGGATCGAACTCGGTCAGCACGGTGTTGGGTGCAGGTAATGGCGTGATACTGACACAGACGATCACGCTTGGCGCTGACGCTAACTTCTTTACGACGACGATCGATATCTTCAACGGCGGCACCACAGCGCTCGATCACGTGCGGTTCATGCGCAATTTCGACCCCGACCAGGATGTCGACCAGTATGGCACCCATCAGACTCGCAACGAGGTTATCCATAACCCGATCGGAGCGAACGATGTTGCCATCGTTTCCGCAAAGGGAGGAGCGTCAGGCGCTGATGTGGCGCTGATCGGATTGAGCGGCGACTGGCGCGCATCCTCCTTTGGTTTCACCAATACGAATCCCTACGCTCCCGAAGCCTATGATTCCCCCAACAATCCCAATAGGGCGTTGGCGGATAATGCGATTTCGCTCACTTATGACTTCGGCAGTATTGCCGCCGGTCAGCACGCCACGGTCACCTACATCACGACCAATAACGTGGCGACAAATGGCAATAATGCACTGTATGGAACCGATGGCAACGACACCATCAACGGGTTCGGCGGCGACGATCTCTTGATCGGCCTTGGTGGCGCGGACAACTTCGTCTTCACGGCGAATGCTGGCCACGACACCATCTTCGATTTCCAGACACACGTCGATCACATCGATCTCTCAGCCGTGGTCAGCACGAACGATGTCACCGCATGGATAGCACAACATGTCACCGCAAGCCCGCTCAACGGGGCGGATACCCTGATCACGTTGGACGCTCATAACACAATCTTGCTTCATAATGTGACACATACCAATCTGAGCGCCAGCGACTTCATCGTTCATTCTACCTCAACGTGA
- a CDS encoding LLM class flavin-dependent oxidoreductase has translation MARVKFGAFLAPHHPIGEHPMLQFRRDLDLVEQLDSLGYDEFWCGEHHSSGWEMIASPEMFLAAAGERTKRIRLGTGVISLPYHHPFNVAQRMVQLDHMTGGRAIFGSGPGALASDAHTLGIDPMTQRDRQDEAIAIIRRLFNGERVTAKSDWFTMNDAALQILPLQEEMPFVVASQISPSGMTLAGKYGIGIISLGSMSTQGLMALPTQWGFAEDAAKKHGTTVDRANWRVLLSWHIAETREQARREAGAGLMRWHNEYNVGTLQRPGLKPFASPEDAVEQTAGGEAAASTIGTPDDLVKTIKNLMQVSGGVGAIIGFVHDWANPENTRRSWDMVARYVVPEINGYIASLRKSQQFVIENREVFERAGQAVMAKIMANDKAAAALPLTGPGRVAIPLVNAPELQKKG, from the coding sequence ATGGCTCGCGTGAAGTTCGGCGCCTTTCTTGCCCCGCATCATCCCATCGGAGAACATCCGATGCTGCAGTTCCGGCGCGATCTCGATCTCGTCGAACAGCTCGATTCACTCGGCTATGATGAATTCTGGTGCGGCGAGCACCACTCCTCGGGCTGGGAAATGATCGCCTCGCCCGAAATGTTTCTGGCCGCCGCCGGCGAGCGCACCAAGCGCATCCGGCTCGGCACCGGGGTCATCTCGCTGCCATATCATCACCCTTTCAATGTCGCGCAACGTATGGTGCAGCTCGATCACATGACCGGCGGCCGCGCGATCTTCGGGTCCGGGCCGGGCGCGCTGGCATCCGATGCTCATACGCTCGGGATCGACCCGATGACCCAGCGCGACCGCCAGGACGAAGCCATCGCCATCATCCGCCGCCTGTTCAACGGCGAGCGCGTGACCGCCAAGAGCGACTGGTTCACCATGAATGACGCCGCGCTGCAGATCCTGCCGCTGCAGGAGGAGATGCCGTTCGTTGTGGCCTCGCAAATCTCGCCCTCGGGCATGACGCTGGCCGGCAAATACGGTATCGGCATCATCTCGCTGGGCTCGATGTCGACACAGGGGCTGATGGCCCTGCCGACGCAATGGGGCTTCGCCGAGGACGCCGCGAAGAAGCACGGCACCACCGTCGACCGCGCCAACTGGCGCGTGCTGCTGAGCTGGCACATTGCCGAGACTCGCGAGCAGGCTCGGCGCGAAGCCGGTGCCGGCCTGATGCGCTGGCACAACGAATACAACGTCGGCACGCTGCAGCGGCCGGGCCTCAAGCCATTCGCCTCTCCGGAGGACGCGGTCGAGCAGACCGCAGGCGGGGAAGCCGCCGCCTCCACCATCGGCACGCCCGACGATCTCGTAAAGACCATCAAGAACCTGATGCAGGTCTCGGGCGGCGTTGGCGCCATCATCGGTTTCGTGCACGACTGGGCCAATCCGGAGAACACGCGGCGCAGTTGGGATATGGTCGCGCGCTATGTGGTGCCGGAGATCAACGGCTACATCGCATCCTTGCGCAAGTCGCAGCAATTCGTGATCGAGAATCGCGAGGTGTTCGAGCGCGCGGGCCAGGCGGTGATGGCCAAGATCATGGCCAACGACAAGGCGGCCGCCGCCTTGCCACTCACTGGCCCCGGCCGCGTGGCGATTCCGCTGGTCAATGCGCCGGAGCTGCAGAAGAAGGGGTGA
- the htpX gene encoding zinc metalloprotease HtpX, giving the protein MSYFKTAILLAGMTALFMGVGYLMGGASGAMIALVVAAGMNMFAYWNSDRAVLSMHGAQPVDARNAPDLYRMVGELAQNAGLPMPKVYIMDNPQPNAFATGRNPQNAAVAVTTGLMQQLSREELAGVVAHELAHIKHHDTLLMTITATIAGAISMIAQFGMFFGGNRNNNGPGVIGQIALMILAPLAAMLVQMAISRTREYAADEMGARICGQPMWLASALAKIENAAHRIPNEDAERAPATAHMFIINPLSGRAMDNLFTTHPATQNRIAALQQLAHQMGAQGGYVQQRPAAPAATGPWNGGSTPRRGPWG; this is encoded by the coding sequence ATGAGTTACTTCAAGACCGCAATCTTGTTGGCCGGTATGACCGCCTTGTTCATGGGCGTCGGTTATCTCATGGGCGGTGCGTCGGGCGCGATGATCGCGCTGGTGGTTGCCGCCGGCATGAACATGTTCGCCTATTGGAATTCAGATCGCGCAGTGCTGTCGATGCATGGCGCACAGCCGGTGGATGCGCGCAACGCGCCGGACCTCTACCGCATGGTCGGAGAGCTCGCCCAGAATGCCGGTCTGCCCATGCCCAAAGTCTATATCATGGACAATCCGCAGCCGAATGCCTTTGCGACCGGCCGCAATCCGCAGAATGCCGCGGTGGCGGTGACCACCGGCCTGATGCAGCAGCTGTCGCGTGAAGAACTCGCCGGCGTCGTCGCGCATGAGCTCGCGCATATCAAGCATCACGACACGCTGCTGATGACCATCACCGCCACCATCGCCGGCGCGATCTCGATGATCGCCCAGTTCGGCATGTTCTTCGGCGGCAACCGCAACAACAATGGTCCGGGTGTCATCGGTCAGATCGCGCTGATGATCCTGGCGCCGCTCGCCGCCATGCTGGTGCAGATGGCGATCAGCCGCACCCGCGAATATGCCGCCGACGAAATGGGCGCCCGCATCTGTGGCCAGCCCATGTGGCTCGCCTCGGCACTGGCCAAGATCGAAAATGCCGCGCATCGGATTCCCAACGAGGATGCCGAGCGCGCGCCAGCCACAGCGCATATGTTCATTATCAATCCGCTGTCGGGCCGTGCCATGGATAACCTGTTCACGACCCATCCGGCCACGCAGAACCGCATCGCTGCGCTCCAGCAGCTCGCCCATCAGATGGGCGCACAGGGTGGCTATGTACAGCAGCGCCCGGCAGCTCCCGCTGCGACCGGCCCCTGGAATGGCGGTAGCACGCCGCGCCGCGGGCCTTGGGGTTAA
- a CDS encoding SDR family NAD(P)-dependent oxidoreductase: MGRLDNKVAVITGATSGIGFRTAEIFIAEGAKVVIAGRRAAEGNALATKLGAHCSFRQTDVTDEAQMQALIGHAVETFGRIDCLFNNAGGPAQTGGIEGLTVDRFDAAMATLVRSVMLGMKHAAPHMKKQGSGSIINNGSIAGRLAGYSSSVVYGAAKAAVIHLTKCVAMELGESGVRVNSISPGAIATGIFGKALGLSVEAAEQTPALMREAFKSAQPIPRAGLPDDIAHAAVFLASDESSFVNGNDLVVDGGVTGGRNWSQQQQGYVAMRKAFGQSEG; encoded by the coding sequence ATGGGGCGTCTCGACAACAAGGTAGCTGTGATCACCGGCGCGACAAGCGGGATTGGTTTTCGGACAGCGGAAATCTTCATCGCCGAGGGCGCAAAAGTCGTGATTGCGGGACGCCGCGCCGCCGAAGGCAACGCGCTGGCAACCAAGCTCGGCGCCCATTGTAGCTTTCGCCAGACCGATGTGACCGATGAAGCACAGATGCAGGCGCTAATCGGTCATGCCGTCGAGACTTTCGGTCGGATCGATTGCCTGTTCAACAATGCTGGAGGCCCGGCGCAGACGGGCGGTATCGAGGGCCTGACGGTCGATCGTTTCGATGCGGCCATGGCGACGTTGGTGCGCAGCGTCATGCTTGGCATGAAGCACGCGGCGCCGCATATGAAGAAGCAGGGCTCCGGCAGCATCATCAACAATGGCAGCATCGCCGGCCGGCTCGCGGGCTATTCGTCCTCCGTCGTCTACGGCGCCGCCAAGGCGGCAGTCATCCATCTCACCAAATGCGTAGCCATGGAGCTCGGTGAGAGCGGTGTGCGCGTCAACAGCATCTCGCCTGGCGCCATCGCCACCGGCATTTTCGGCAAGGCGCTGGGACTATCGGTGGAAGCTGCCGAACAGACCCCAGCACTCATGCGCGAGGCGTTTAAGAGCGCGCAGCCGATCCCGCGCGCGGGATTGCCGGATGATATCGCCCATGCCGCGGTGTTCCTTGCCAGCGACGAGTCGTCCTTCGTCAACGGTAACGATCTCGTCGTCGATGGCGGCGTCACCGGCGGCCGCAACTGGAGCCAGCAGCAACAGGGCTATGTCGCGATGCGCAAGGCGTTCGGCCAGAGTGAGGGATGA
- a CDS encoding type I secretion system permease/ATPase yields the protein MQRGQPRSSHAPARSELGEALRVCRGAFLGVGLMSCMINILYLTGSFFMLEVYDRVLPSRSVPTLVGLIVLAAGLYIAQGVLDLLRARILVRIGASLDETLSPRVFQTVIQLPLLAGRSNEGLQPLRDLDNIRGFLSGQGPSTLFDLPWLPLYLAICFAFHPLIGVTALVGALLLVALTVLTELQTRTPAQEAATLAAKRGGIAASGRRNAEVVLAMGMAGRLARRWKDANETYLAGNLRTSDVAGGLGAIAKVMRMMLQSAVLGVGAYLVINQEATAGIIIAGSILSARALAPVDLAIAHWKGFVTARQSWERLNGLLHVLPTLPALTQLQDPREKLSIEAVSIAPPGEQRVTVSDVSFTLKAGNGLGIIGPSGSGKSSLLRALVGVWKPARGYVRLDAASLDQWAPDDLGRHIGYLPQDVELFAGSIAENICRFDPGAKDDDIIAAARQAGVHDLIVRMKEGYDTEVGEHGSVLSAGQAQRIALARALYGNPFLIVLDEPNSNLDTEGDEALTRAVRAARARGAIVIVVAHRPIGIEGVDMLLVLKDGRMQAFGPKETVLGQVLQRPAPQPIKIVADGGVTKP from the coding sequence ATGCAGCGCGGCCAGCCACGATCATCCCACGCACCGGCCCGGTCTGAACTTGGCGAGGCGCTACGTGTCTGTCGCGGCGCTTTTCTCGGCGTTGGGTTGATGAGCTGCATGATCAACATCCTGTATCTCACCGGCTCGTTCTTTATGCTAGAGGTCTATGACCGGGTGTTGCCGAGCCGTAGCGTGCCGACACTGGTGGGTCTGATCGTGCTCGCTGCCGGGCTCTATATCGCGCAGGGCGTTCTCGACCTGCTGCGCGCGCGCATTCTGGTGCGAATCGGCGCGTCGCTCGATGAGACCTTAAGTCCGCGGGTGTTCCAGACCGTGATACAGTTACCCTTACTGGCCGGCAGGAGCAACGAGGGCCTACAGCCGCTGCGCGATCTCGACAATATTCGCGGTTTTCTCTCCGGACAGGGCCCGAGCACATTGTTCGACTTACCGTGGTTGCCGCTCTATCTCGCCATCTGCTTCGCCTTCCATCCGCTGATCGGCGTTACCGCGCTGGTCGGCGCACTGTTGCTCGTGGCGCTAACCGTGCTTACCGAACTTCAGACGCGGACCCCAGCACAGGAAGCCGCCACCCTTGCAGCCAAACGCGGTGGCATCGCGGCATCCGGCCGACGCAATGCCGAGGTGGTGCTCGCCATGGGTATGGCCGGCCGGCTGGCGCGGCGCTGGAAGGACGCGAACGAGACTTATCTGGCTGGGAACCTCCGTACCAGCGATGTCGCCGGCGGCCTCGGCGCCATCGCCAAGGTGATGCGCATGATGCTGCAATCCGCCGTGCTCGGTGTCGGCGCTTATCTGGTCATCAATCAGGAAGCCACTGCCGGCATCATCATCGCCGGCTCGATTCTCAGCGCTCGCGCGCTGGCACCGGTGGATCTCGCGATCGCGCACTGGAAAGGATTTGTGACGGCACGGCAGAGCTGGGAACGCCTCAATGGGCTGCTGCATGTGCTACCGACGCTGCCGGCGCTGACGCAATTGCAGGATCCGAGGGAGAAGCTGAGCATCGAGGCCGTCAGCATCGCCCCTCCCGGCGAGCAGCGCGTCACCGTGAGCGATGTCAGCTTCACCCTGAAGGCCGGCAACGGCCTCGGCATCATCGGCCCTTCCGGCTCCGGTAAGTCGTCGCTGCTGCGTGCATTGGTCGGCGTGTGGAAGCCGGCGCGCGGCTATGTCCGCCTCGACGCCGCCTCGCTCGATCAATGGGCACCAGACGATCTCGGTCGCCATATCGGCTATCTGCCACAGGACGTCGAACTCTTCGCCGGTAGCATCGCCGAAAACATCTGCCGTTTCGACCCCGGCGCAAAGGACGACGACATCATCGCCGCCGCCCGGCAAGCCGGCGTTCACGATCTCATCGTCAGGATGAAAGAAGGCTACGATACCGAGGTGGGTGAGCACGGCAGCGTGCTCTCGGCCGGCCAGGCACAGCGCATCGCGCTAGCACGCGCATTGTATGGCAACCCATTCCTGATCGTGCTCGACGAGCCGAACTCCAATCTCGACACCGAAGGCGACGAGGCACTGACCCGTGCAGTGCGTGCCGCCCGCGCCCGCGGTGCTATCGTCATCGTGGTGGCGCACCGGCCGATCGGCATCGAGGGCGTCGACATGCTGCTGGTGCTGAAAGACGGTCGTATGCAAGCCTTCGGACCGAAGGAGACGGTGCTCGGTCAGGTGCTGCAACGACCGGCGCCGCAGCCGATCAAGATCGTCGCCGACGGCGGAGTGACCAAGCCATGA
- a CDS encoding DUF4886 domain-containing protein: MSRAMRAVIVAMAFLAATASVPGAVQAQTKPKVTSLGPDFPKTEIFIGNSFFYFNNSMHSHVLAMVRAADPSNRTSYQATSVTIGGSGFEWHDVESYFRPNAIASYSFDDNNNIIFNKRERLFDAAIMMDCSQCPIHPKLKSVFTEYAKKDADIVRAHGAIPIFFMSWAYEDKPEMTQQLAEAYTLAGNDNNALVIPAGLAFARMRAKQPELNLYQPDKRHPSLAGTYLATCVTFAALTGRSPVGNPYLAGLDETTAKLLQTVAWETVQDYYGK, from the coding sequence ATGTCCAGAGCTATGCGCGCTGTCATTGTTGCCATGGCGTTTCTTGCTGCCACGGCCAGTGTGCCCGGTGCGGTGCAAGCCCAGACCAAACCCAAAGTCACGTCGCTGGGACCTGATTTTCCGAAGACCGAGATATTCATCGGCAACAGCTTCTTCTATTTCAACAACAGTATGCATAGCCATGTGCTGGCGATGGTGCGCGCCGCCGACCCCTCCAACAGGACGAGCTATCAGGCGACCTCGGTGACCATCGGTGGCTCCGGCTTTGAATGGCACGATGTCGAGAGCTATTTCCGCCCCAACGCAATCGCGTCCTATTCCTTCGACGATAATAACAACATCATCTTCAACAAGCGCGAGCGGCTGTTCGATGCTGCGATCATGATGGATTGCAGCCAGTGTCCGATCCATCCAAAGCTGAAGTCGGTCTTTACTGAATATGCGAAGAAGGATGCAGACATCGTCCGAGCGCATGGTGCAATCCCGATCTTCTTCATGTCCTGGGCCTATGAAGACAAGCCGGAAATGACCCAGCAACTGGCCGAGGCTTATACACTCGCGGGCAATGATAATAACGCCCTGGTGATTCCGGCAGGTCTGGCCTTTGCCAGGATGCGCGCGAAGCAGCCCGAGCTCAATCTCTACCAGCCGGACAAGCGCCATCCGAGTCTCGCAGGCACCTATCTCGCCACCTGCGTCACCTTCGCGGCACTCACGGGGCGTTCGCCGGTCGGCAATCCCTATCTCGCCGGTCTCGATGAAACGACTGCGAAACTGCTGCAGACGGTGGCCTGGGAAACGGTGCAGGATTATTACGGGAAGTAG
- a CDS encoding MFS transporter → MHQMVRTSADQSRRWLVLAIVVAAQFMFGVDAFIVNVALPTIANDLNASPAQVEAVIAIYLIGYGTLVVTGGRLGDIHGTKQVFIAGVFGFSVTSLWCGLTQSGPELIIARLAQGATAALMVPQVLATIHVLFNDEARARAFAIYGIVLGLAGAAGFALGGVLVGLNLAGFGWRAVFFVNIPAGIVIILAALRWMPAPPARQNTRLDIPGAITLFVALLCLIGPLLFGHDVGWSPAVWLVMLAGVGVMAAFLRLERRLAARGGIPLIDLVLLKDDVFMRGLAAVFLFFFANLSFYLVVTLYLQADLKVAPLHAGLVFLPLAIAFVIASRHSAVRAKAKGTRVLIEGCAVQITALAALFLLTTAVSTPSVGLLTAALIVFGYGQGLVMAPLSGVVLASVPAASAGAGSGIYGTTTQIANAAGVAAIGALQAAVQIAVSGRAAFAASLIACAISIALCGACLAWMRRG, encoded by the coding sequence ATGCATCAGATGGTTCGGACGTCAGCCGATCAGTCCCGGCGCTGGCTTGTGCTCGCCATCGTGGTGGCGGCGCAGTTCATGTTTGGCGTTGACGCCTTCATCGTCAATGTGGCGCTGCCGACCATCGCGAACGATCTGAACGCCAGCCCGGCGCAGGTCGAAGCGGTCATCGCGATCTATCTGATAGGATATGGCACGCTGGTGGTCACCGGCGGTCGGCTCGGCGACATCCATGGCACCAAGCAGGTTTTCATCGCCGGTGTGTTTGGCTTCAGCGTAACCTCACTGTGGTGCGGGCTGACGCAATCAGGCCCTGAGCTGATCATCGCGCGTCTTGCGCAGGGGGCCACTGCTGCGTTGATGGTGCCGCAGGTGCTGGCCACCATCCACGTGCTGTTCAATGACGAGGCGCGGGCGCGTGCGTTCGCCATCTACGGGATCGTCCTCGGCCTTGCCGGCGCTGCCGGTTTCGCGCTTGGCGGCGTGCTGGTCGGGCTGAACCTTGCCGGCTTCGGGTGGCGCGCGGTGTTTTTCGTCAATATCCCCGCCGGCATCGTTATCATTCTCGCCGCGCTCCGCTGGATGCCGGCGCCACCGGCGCGGCAGAACACGCGGCTCGATATTCCCGGCGCCATCACGTTGTTCGTTGCGTTGCTTTGCTTGATCGGGCCGTTGCTGTTCGGTCACGATGTCGGCTGGTCACCAGCTGTGTGGCTCGTGATGCTCGCAGGTGTCGGCGTGATGGCAGCCTTCCTTCGTCTGGAACGTCGCCTTGCTGCGCGAGGAGGCATACCGCTGATCGACCTTGTCCTCCTGAAGGATGACGTTTTCATGCGCGGGCTCGCTGCGGTGTTCCTGTTTTTCTTCGCTAACCTGTCTTTCTATCTGGTGGTTACGCTGTATCTGCAGGCCGATCTGAAGGTTGCGCCGCTCCACGCGGGTCTTGTCTTCCTGCCCTTGGCCATCGCCTTCGTCATCGCTTCCCGCCATAGTGCCGTGCGCGCCAAGGCCAAGGGGACGCGCGTGTTGATCGAGGGCTGCGCGGTTCAGATCACGGCTCTGGCAGCCCTGTTTCTCCTGACCACAGCTGTATCGACGCCATCCGTTGGGTTGCTCACGGCGGCCCTGATTGTGTTCGGCTACGGGCAGGGGCTCGTTATGGCGCCGTTATCGGGTGTTGTGCTCGCCAGCGTGCCGGCGGCGAGTGCGGGCGCTGGTTCCGGCATCTATGGCACGACGACTCAGATCGCCAATGCAGCAGGCGTCGCCGCCATCGGTGCGCTGCAGGCCGCGGTGCAGATCGCCGTTTCCGGCCGCGCAGCCTTCGCCGCCAGTCTCATTGCCTGCGCCATATCGATTGCGTTGTGCGGAGCATGTTTGGCCTGGATGCGCCGCGGATGA